Part of the Sodalinema gerasimenkoae IPPAS B-353 genome is shown below.
CAATATCCCAACTTTCCCAATCTGCCGCAAAATACTGTTTTGCCCAATAGGGATTGTGATGGCAAATATCAAAGCTGACATTGGGATTGGCCTCCCTCATCTCCCGAATCATTGTCTGCACAAAATTCGTGAGTTTAGGGGTGCGATCGACCTGTCCCGGTAACTCGGCATGATAGCCTAAATAATCATCCCATTGCACCGCATCAATCTTGGGGTATTTCTCCACAAACTCCACGACAATATCGGTAAAAAATCTCGCCACTTCAGGAATTCCCACGTTGAGAACATAATGGTCAACCCCCGGATGAGTACGGTCCACTCCTGGCACAATCCAACCCCGCTCCACGGCTTTGTCAAACATGGGACTATTTTCGTCGAGCTTAATCCCTTTCTCAAAATAAGCATGAACTTCCATATCATGCTGATGCGCCTCATCAATGAGCCACTCTAGCCATTGGTCTTCAAACTCATTAGGACAGCTATCATAGCCGAGTTTAGCTTGCATCACATCACTGCGGTACATGGCACAACCATTGCCAAACACTCCGTGAATGAGGGTATTAATACCGCGATCGCGATAATAGCGAACCCGCTCCCGAATCGTCGTCTCACTGGCATTATTCGTCACCTGATAGCGACTGAAATACATCCCTCGAATGGGTTTGCTCTCCCAAGGAGTCTCCGGGGATGGAGGGGAGGCTATAGGCGCGTCAGGCGGAGGCGACGGCTGAGGAGAGGCTTGGGGAGGTGCTGTTTCAGAGATGGGACTGGGGGTTGGTGAGG
Proteins encoded:
- a CDS encoding family 10 glycosylhydrolase; translation: MAKSRQNSKGCGCGCASIPFSVMFLILAGGIWLFTQRDNLDISRVLPSGLTVEVPVLGSIQITEPSPTPSPISETAPPQASPQPSPPPDAPIASPPSPETPWESKPIRGMYFSRYQVTNNASETTIRERVRYYRDRGINTLIHGVFGNGCAMYRSDVMQAKLGYDSCPNEFEDQWLEWLIDEAHQHDMEVHAYFEKGIKLDENSPMFDKAVERGWIVPGVDRTHPGVDHYVLNVGIPEVARFFTDIVVEFVEKYPKIDAVQWDDYLGYHAELPGQVDRTPKLTNFVQTMIREMREANPNVSFDICHHNPYWAKQYFAADWESWDIDRAFIQVYGDENFEDEMGYVIANDGISITERQLHRLEALVNDPEIDNLLFFPLSGQPQEMAEDIYELVQEL